A genomic segment from Triticum dicoccoides isolate Atlit2015 ecotype Zavitan chromosome 1A, WEW_v2.0, whole genome shotgun sequence encodes:
- the LOC119342264 gene encoding protein RADIALIS-like 3: protein MSSGSSSRSTSPNSDSEWSKKENKMFEQALAYYGVSAPNLWEKVASAMGGTKSAEEVRCHFQILVDDVNSIEDGRIPFPKYKTQGFWT from the coding sequence ATGTCTTCCGGGTCGTCGTCTCGGAGCACCTCCCCGAACTCCGACTCAGAGTGGAGCAAGAAGGAGAACAAGATGTTCGAGCAGGCGCTCGCCTACTACGGCGTGAGCGCCCCCAACCTCTGGGAGAAGGTGGCCAGCGCCATGGGGGGCACCAAGTCTGCCGAGGAGGTGCGCTGCCACTTCCAGATCCTTGTCGACGACGTCAACAGCATCGAGGACGGCCGCATCCCCTTCCCCAAGTACAAGACCCAAGGCTTCTGGACCTGA